The following proteins are encoded in a genomic region of Pagrus major chromosome 16, Pma_NU_1.0:
- the LOC141010684 gene encoding uncharacterized protein produces the protein MEKTEISGCNVDSGFNTLINEEDLRDEGCPPYPFPFSDQGMQEAPRYSMTPWRNPRLPAVSLVLLAVVLLMVDIGLGIHYNDLKGTHLTLEDTERIGHDLRDLQDTYKTAIDSMNGFKKQLDSEMSRQTQTNWEFEHQTKRKTDYDKAIARATEDIASLRYHLPITRDGCRLCPPGWILRNSMCYYFPFSNIDGTKSWPKAREFCQRYGGDLAIIDSKDKENATVTHLLKKLDPEVRLGFWMGLRNTEVKGIWKWLDGRTLAEGYWMDGEPNNIDPEVCVAVYAKENFFKAWNDVRCDSTRMKWICEKAPTNVS, from the exons ATGGAGAAGACAGAAATCTCAGGTTGTAATGTTGATAGCGGCTTCAACACATTGATAAATGAAGAGGACTTGCGCGATGAGGGGTGTCCTCCTTACCCTTTCCCTTTCTCTGACCAAGGCATGCAAGAAG caCCCAGATATAGTATGACACCTTGGAGAAATCCCAGACTGCCTGCAGTGAGCCTGGTGCTACTCGCTGTTGTTCTACTCATGGTTGATATCGGCCTGGGGATCCACT ACAACGACCTCAAAGGTACCCACCTCACACTTGAAGATACAGAACGCATCGGCCATGACTTGAGAGATCTCCAAGACACTTACAAAACCGCCATCGATTCCATGAACGGTTTCAAGAAGCAGCTGGACAGTGAGATGAGTCGTCAGACACAAACCAACTGGGAGTTTGAACaccagacaaaaagaaaaacagactaCGACAAAGCTATTGCTAGAGCGACAGAGGACATCGCCTCACTGAGATACCACTTACCGATAACTA GGGATGGCTGCAGACTCTGTCCACCAGGATGGATTTTAAGGAACTCAATGTGTTACTACTTCCCTTTCTCTAACATTGATGGGACGAAGTCGTGGCCAAAAGCCAGAGAATTCTGCCAAAGATATGGAGGTGACCTTGCAATCATAGACAGTAAAGACAAAGAG AACGCAACTGTGACTCACTTGTTAAAAAAGCTGGACCCAGAAGTCAGACTGGGTTTTTGGATGGGACTGAGAAATACCGAGGTGAAGGGGATTTGGAAGTGGTTGGATGGAAGGACACTGGCTGAGGG GtactggatggatggagagcCAAACAATATCGATCCTGAGGTCTGTGTTGCGGTGTATGCCAAAGAAAACTTCTTCAAGGCTTGGAATGATGTTCGATGTGATAGCACAAGGATGAAATGGATTTGTGAAAAAGCCCCAACTAATGTGAGCTAA
- the LOC141010687 gene encoding uncharacterized protein isoform X2, which translates to MDTTQSQSEPEDEMSSQQEISQDFNTHGHSGSHHKTSGQEKRWSTFSQHRVVILSLGLLNAVLLLTAAVIGIYCAKAQNDFLQGPNSVATSLILEKNYLRNHSGINKAKLEAQTALVKERANHIQLKMQVKQQKALTDSFQGQIETLQAQRANLQTNKTTLEENCGRCRPGWIVLKSSCYYFSSRDVSNSKKNWLDSRADCIKQGGDLLVINNLEEQQFMNDNLPKLSFSIWWQNGYWIGLTDVVMQGTWVWVNNKTEVETMYWRTGQPNPTGSQSGNCAAFYYYADNVKTWYNGNCHDHQFNWICEMEPS; encoded by the exons ATGGACACCACGCAGTCACAGTCAGAACCTGAGGACGAAATGTCGTCTCAACAGGAGATTTCTCAAGATTTTAACACACATGGACATTCAGGCTCTCATCATAAAACATCTGGACAAG AGAAACGTTGGTCTACGTTTTCACAACACCGAGTGGTTATACTGAGTCTGGGCCTGCTGAATGCAGTTCTGCTGTTAACCGCTGCTGTCATTGGGATTTACT GTGCCAAAGCCCAAAATGATTTCCTTCAGGGTCCCAATTCAGTTGCTACATCTCTCATCCTTGAGAAGAACTATCTCCGCAACCACAGCGGTATCAACAAAGCTAAATTGGAGGCCCAGACAGCACTGGTGAAAGAGCGTGCCAACCATATCCAACTAAAGATGCaagtgaagcagcagaaggCCCTCACTGACAGCTTTCAGGGACAGATCGAGACACTTCAGGCacagagggcaaatctgcagaCGAATAAAACTACCTTAG AGGAAAACTGTGGCAGATGCCGACCAGGATGGATTGTCCTTAAATCATCCTGCTATTATTTTTCTTCTCGCGATGTGTCCAACTCCAAAAAGAACTGGTTGGACAGCAGAGCAGACTGTATAAAACAAGGAGGTGACCTGCTTGTGATTAATAACTTGGAAGAGCAG CAATTCATGAATGACAACTTGCCAAAGCTGAGCTTTTCCATTTGGTGGCAGAACGGATATTGGATTGGCCTCACTGATGTTGTGATGCAGGGGACGTGGGTCTGGGTTAACAATAAGACTGAGGTGGAAACAAT gTACTGGAGAACCGGACAGCCTAACCCTACTGGATCTCAGAGTGGGAACTGTGCTGCTTTCTATTACTATGCTGATAACGTAAAGACATGGTACAATGGAAACTGCCATGACCATCAATTTAACTGGATTTGCGAGATGGAGCCAAGCTAG
- the LOC141010687 gene encoding uncharacterized protein isoform X1, whose protein sequence is MDTTQSQSEPEDEMSSQQEISQDFNTHGHSGSHHKTSGQGLFTEKRWSTFSQHRVVILSLGLLNAVLLLTAAVIGIYCAKAQNDFLQGPNSVATSLILEKNYLRNHSGINKAKLEAQTALVKERANHIQLKMQVKQQKALTDSFQGQIETLQAQRANLQTNKTTLEENCGRCRPGWIVLKSSCYYFSSRDVSNSKKNWLDSRADCIKQGGDLLVINNLEEQQFMNDNLPKLSFSIWWQNGYWIGLTDVVMQGTWVWVNNKTEVETMYWRTGQPNPTGSQSGNCAAFYYYADNVKTWYNGNCHDHQFNWICEMEPS, encoded by the exons ATGGACACCACGCAGTCACAGTCAGAACCTGAGGACGAAATGTCGTCTCAACAGGAGATTTCTCAAGATTTTAACACACATGGACATTCAGGCTCTCATCATAAAACATCTGGACAAG GTCTGTTTACAGAGAAACGTTGGTCTACGTTTTCACAACACCGAGTGGTTATACTGAGTCTGGGCCTGCTGAATGCAGTTCTGCTGTTAACCGCTGCTGTCATTGGGATTTACT GTGCCAAAGCCCAAAATGATTTCCTTCAGGGTCCCAATTCAGTTGCTACATCTCTCATCCTTGAGAAGAACTATCTCCGCAACCACAGCGGTATCAACAAAGCTAAATTGGAGGCCCAGACAGCACTGGTGAAAGAGCGTGCCAACCATATCCAACTAAAGATGCaagtgaagcagcagaaggCCCTCACTGACAGCTTTCAGGGACAGATCGAGACACTTCAGGCacagagggcaaatctgcagaCGAATAAAACTACCTTAG AGGAAAACTGTGGCAGATGCCGACCAGGATGGATTGTCCTTAAATCATCCTGCTATTATTTTTCTTCTCGCGATGTGTCCAACTCCAAAAAGAACTGGTTGGACAGCAGAGCAGACTGTATAAAACAAGGAGGTGACCTGCTTGTGATTAATAACTTGGAAGAGCAG CAATTCATGAATGACAACTTGCCAAAGCTGAGCTTTTCCATTTGGTGGCAGAACGGATATTGGATTGGCCTCACTGATGTTGTGATGCAGGGGACGTGGGTCTGGGTTAACAATAAGACTGAGGTGGAAACAAT gTACTGGAGAACCGGACAGCCTAACCCTACTGGATCTCAGAGTGGGAACTGTGCTGCTTTCTATTACTATGCTGATAACGTAAAGACATGGTACAATGGAAACTGCCATGACCATCAATTTAACTGGATTTGCGAGATGGAGCCAAGCTAG